A window of Thalassophryne amazonica chromosome 21, fThaAma1.1, whole genome shotgun sequence contains these coding sequences:
- the flrt2 gene encoding leucine-rich repeat transmembrane protein FLRT2 has translation MEFLVGPWNKDWASFLQFWLTVILSLQMQFSPGASCPEECRCDKLFVYCNERSLTSVPLGIEEGYKVLFLHNNQINNAGFPLELHNLASVETVYLYGNQLDEFPINLPKNTKVLHLQENNIQTISRAALAQLSQLEELHLDDNSISTVGVEEGAFREAISLRLLFLTKNHLSSVPIGLPEDLQELRLDENRIAVIAEEAFQNVTRLQRLLLDGNLLTDEGIAPGTFQGLTNLRELALARNSLTFPPPLLPTQSLVKLSLQENQIDKIPVDAFSGLHWLEKLDISSNQLQTLTQGVFDSMSSLKQLTVRNNPWRCDCAVKWVVVWLKSLPTSLNVRGFMCLSPEKVRGMAIRELTLDIIECPDQPIWPTLRSTPPPPLTTTPITTMISTLITTSIPYYFESPSPPLPPVYNIPSGPLPPYEDPLQISFLVVNASCIEVSWVSYFTVTAYKVTWVKRGQNQINEGMQERTVSGDRRHISLTNLEPRSMYRICVHVLDTVNSYRPGEDTICSEARTKSASSTKSPGSEQAAQEGFNSTLLMAGIIGGAVLIILVTLLSLFCWHMHKKSRSSSTKWKYNRGRRKDDYCEAGTKKDNSILEMTETSFQIVALNNEQLLKGDFRIQPIYTPNGGIGFRDCHLSNNSIAYCKSSNVPSTEFCHT, from the coding sequence ATGGAGTTTCTGGTTGGACCCTGGAATAAAGATTGGGCTTCATTTCTGCAGTTTTGGTTGACTGTCATTTTAAGCCTCCAAATGCAATTCAGCCCGGGTGCCTCCTGCCCGGAAGAGTGTCGTTGTGACAAATTGTTTGTGTACTGCAATGAGCGCAGCCTGACATCAGTGCCTCTGGGGATAGAGGAGGGCTACAAGGTCCTCTTTCTTCACAACAACCAGATCAACAATGCTGGCTTCCCTCTGGAACTTCACAATCTGGCCTCTGTGGAGACTGTTTACCTCTATGGGAATCAGCTGGACGAGTTCCCCATCAACCTCCCCAAAAACACCAAGGTGCTGCACCTCCAGGAGAACAACATCCAAACAATTTCCAGGGCAGCCCTGGCTCAGTTGTCCCAACTTGAGGAGCTGCACCTTGATGACAACTCTATCTCCACAGTCGGGGTGGAAGAAGGGGCCTTCAGGGAAGCGATCAGCCTCAGGCTCCTGTTCCTCACTAAGAACCACTTAAGCAGTGTTCCCATCGGCCTTCCGGAGGACTTACAAGAGCTGCGGCTGGACGAGAACCGCATCGCTGTCATTGCAGAGGAGGCATTCCAGAATGTGACACGCCTGCAGCGCctcctgctggacgggaacctgCTGACAGACGAGGGCATTGCACCAGGCACCTTCCAGGGTCTGACTAACCTCCGTGAGCTGGCTCTGGCCCGGAATTCACTcaccttcccccctcccctccttCCCACCCAGTCACTGGTCAAACTCAGCCTGCAGGAGAACCAGATAGACAAGATCCCTGTGGATGCCTTCTCTGGCCTTCACTGGCTGGAAAAACTGGATATCTCCAGCAACCAGCTTCAGACTCTTACACAAGGTGTGTTTGACAGCATGTCGAGCCTGAAGCAGCTCACAGTACGAAACAATCCCTGGCGCTGTGACTGTGCAGTGAAATGGGTGGTGGTGTGGCTCAAGTCATTGCCTACTTCCCTCAACGTCCGAGGGTTCATGTGCCTGAGTCCAGAGAAGGTTCGTGGCATGGCAATCAGAGAGCTCACGCTGGATATTATCGAGTGCCCCGACCAACCGATATGGCCCACTCTACGTTCAACACCCCCTCCACCACTTACCACCACCCCCATCACAACCATGATCTCCACCCTCATTACTACCTCCATCCCCTACTACTTTGAGTCTCCCTCCCCTCCCTTACCCCCAGTCTATAACATCCCTTCAGGGCCCCTGCCTCCTTATGAGGACCCCCTTCAGATTTCCTTCCTCGTTGTTAATGCAAGCTGCATTGAGGTGAGCTGGGTTTCCTACTTCACCGTCACAGCCTATAAGGTTACTTGGGTCAAAAGGGGCCAAAACCAAATAAATGAAGGGATGCAGGAACGGACGGTTAGTGGGGATCGGCGGCACATCAGCCTCACCAACCTGGAGCCCCGGTCCATGTACCGgatctgtgtgcatgtgcttGATACTGTTAATTCCTACAGGCCAGGAGAGGATACTATATGCTCAGAGGCTAGGACCAAGTCTGCTTCGTCTACAAAGTCACCCGGCTCTGAGCaggcggctcaggagggcttcaACTCCACCTTGCTAATGGCTGGGATCATAGGTGGGGCGGTGCTTATCATCCTGGTAACGCTACTCAGTCTGTTCTGCTGGCACATGCACAAGAAGAGCCGGTCGTCGTCAACCAAGTGGAAATACAACCGGGGCAGGAGAAAAGACGACTACTGTGAGGCTGGAACCAAGAAGGATAACTCCATTCTGGAGATGACTGAGACCAGTTTCCAGATAGTGGCGCTGAACAATGAACAGTTGCTCAAGGGAGATTTCCGCATTCAGCCCATCTACACACCCAACGGGGGCATTGGATTTAGAGATTGTCACCTCAGTAACAACAGCATAGCCTACTGCAAGAGCAGTAATGTACCCAGTACAGAGTTCTGCCACACGTGA